From a single Staphylococcus epidermidis genomic region:
- a CDS encoding diacylglycerol kinase, translating into MRKRARIIYNPTSGKELFKRVLPDALIKLEKAGYETSAYATEKIGDATFEAERALESEYDLLIAAGGDGTLNEVVNGIAEQPNRPKLGVIPMGTVNDFGRALHLPSDIMGAIDVIIDGHTTKVDIGKMNNRYFINLAAGGKLTQVSYETPSKLKSIVGPFAYYIKGFEMLPQMKAVDVRIEYDDNIFQGEALLFLLGLTNSMAGFEKLVPDAKLDDGYFTLIIVEKANLAELGHIMTLASRGEHTKHPKVIYAKAKSINISSFTDMQLNVDGEYGGKLPANFLNLEQHIEIFTPKDVFNEELLENDTITDITPDKQ; encoded by the coding sequence ATGAGAAAACGTGCAAGAATTATATATAATCCAACATCAGGAAAAGAACTTTTTAAACGTGTATTACCAGATGCACTGATTAAACTTGAGAAGGCAGGTTATGAAACGAGTGCATATGCAACTGAAAAAATTGGTGATGCTACTTTTGAAGCTGAAAGAGCACTAGAAAGTGAATATGATTTACTCATTGCAGCTGGAGGTGACGGTACGTTAAATGAGGTGGTCAACGGAATCGCCGAACAACCCAATCGGCCTAAATTAGGTGTAATACCAATGGGCACCGTTAATGACTTTGGAAGAGCACTTCATTTACCAAGCGATATAATGGGGGCGATTGATGTAATCATTGATGGTCACACAACCAAGGTAGATATTGGAAAGATGAATAATCGTTATTTCATTAACCTAGCTGCAGGGGGGAAACTAACACAAGTATCTTATGAAACACCAAGTAAGTTGAAATCAATTGTAGGACCGTTCGCGTATTACATTAAAGGATTCGAAATGTTACCTCAAATGAAAGCAGTAGATGTACGTATCGAATATGATGATAACATCTTCCAAGGAGAAGCTTTACTATTCCTTTTAGGTTTAACGAATTCAATGGCTGGCTTTGAAAAATTAGTTCCAGATGCGAAGCTTGACGACGGTTATTTCACGTTAATTATTGTAGAAAAAGCAAATCTTGCTGAATTGGGTCATATTATGACACTAGCGTCTCGAGGTGAGCATACAAAACATCCTAAAGTCATTTATGCTAAAGCGAAGTCTATTAATATTTCATCATTTACTGATATGCAACTTAATGTTGATGGTGAATACGGTGGGAAATTACCTGCAAATTTCCTTAATTTAGAACAGCACATAGAAATTTTTACACCTAAAGATGTATTTAACGAAGAACTATTAGAAAATGATACGATAACTGATATTACGCCTGATAAGCAATAA
- the rlmD gene encoding 23S rRNA (uracil(1939)-C(5))-methyltransferase RlmD, protein METIKKNEVKTGKVIDLTHEGHGVVKVDRYPIFIPNALIDEEIKFKLIKVKKNFAIGKLIEVISESDDRVTPPCIYYAKCGGCQLQHMTYRAQLDMKREQVVNLFHRKGPFENTVIKETIGMVNPWRYRNKSQIPVGQSNSNQVIMGFYRQRSHDIIDMDSCLIQDRQHQEVMNRVKYWLNELNISIYNEKTKTGLIRHLVVRTGYHTDEMMVIFVTNGATFKQSELLVNKLKKEFPNITSIKQNINNSHSNVIMGRQSMTLYGKDKIEDQLSEVTYHISDLSFYQINSSQTEKLYQQALNYAQLTGKEIVLDTYCGIGTIGLYMAPLAKHVYGVEVVPQAIKDAEDNATKNQLKNTTFECGKAEDVILTWKSQGIKPGVVMVDPPRKGCDETFLTTLLKLNPKRIVYISCNPSTQQRDAQILAEQYELVEITPVDMFPQTTHIETVALFVRKDEE, encoded by the coding sequence TTGGAAACAATTAAGAAAAACGAAGTTAAAACGGGAAAGGTTATTGATTTAACTCATGAGGGACACGGAGTTGTTAAAGTTGATCGATATCCAATTTTTATTCCTAATGCTTTAATTGATGAAGAAATTAAATTTAAATTAATTAAAGTGAAAAAGAATTTTGCTATAGGAAAATTGATAGAGGTCATAAGTGAAAGTGATGATAGAGTGACACCACCTTGTATTTATTATGCAAAGTGTGGTGGTTGTCAATTACAACATATGACATATAGAGCGCAATTGGATATGAAAAGAGAACAAGTAGTTAATCTTTTTCATAGAAAAGGCCCTTTTGAGAATACGGTTATAAAGGAAACTATTGGCATGGTCAATCCCTGGCGATACCGTAATAAATCTCAAATTCCTGTAGGTCAAAGTAACTCGAATCAAGTTATAATGGGATTCTATAGACAACGTAGCCATGACATTATAGATATGGATAGTTGTCTTATACAAGATAGACAACATCAAGAAGTAATGAATCGAGTGAAGTACTGGCTCAATGAATTAAATATATCTATATATAACGAAAAAACAAAAACAGGTTTAATACGTCATTTAGTAGTAAGGACTGGTTATCATACCGATGAAATGATGGTTATCTTTGTTACAAATGGAGCAACATTTAAACAATCAGAACTATTAGTAAACAAGCTAAAAAAAGAATTTCCAAATATAACAAGTATTAAACAGAATATAAACAATAGCCATTCTAATGTTATAATGGGGCGTCAATCAATGACTTTATATGGTAAAGATAAAATTGAAGACCAATTAAGTGAAGTAACTTATCATATTTCTGATTTATCATTTTACCAAATTAACTCATCACAAACTGAAAAACTTTATCAGCAAGCTCTGAATTATGCTCAATTAACAGGAAAAGAAATAGTATTGGATACGTATTGTGGTATAGGAACGATTGGTCTATATATGGCACCACTAGCAAAACATGTTTATGGTGTAGAAGTTGTTCCGCAAGCCATAAAAGATGCGGAAGACAATGCGACTAAAAACCAACTTAAAAATACGACTTTCGAATGTGGAAAAGCAGAAGATGTTATCTTAACATGGAAATCACAAGGGATTAAACCAGGCGTAGTCATGGTAGATCCACCTAGAAAAGGATGCGATGAAACTTTCTTAACTACTCTTTTAAAATTAAATCCGAAAAGGATTGTTTATATATCATGTAACCCTTCAACGCAACAAAGAGATGCGCAAATATTGGCTGAACAATACGAGTTAGTAGAAATTACACCAGTTGATATGTTCCCACAAACAACTCATATTGAGACTGTAGCATTATTTGTACGTAAAGACGAAGAGTGA
- a CDS encoding DUF3267 domain-containing protein, whose product MHKIDLSGNKFQIQRFVLLQIVLALFTILFTYKWAYQTTHIIEQNLVMNLIFGFVGFAVLVILHEFIHRILFIIFSKGEKPSLKYDKNKIIVQFSQTCFHRWQFTIIMIAPLVIISATLLALIQIYSFSSLIFMFSIHTSYCMIDVFLVALALQSKFKYIQTYGEGLYLYHQKPTQTYYE is encoded by the coding sequence GTGCATAAAATAGATTTATCAGGCAACAAATTTCAAATCCAACGATTTGTTCTGTTGCAAATTGTATTGGCGCTATTTACAATACTATTTACTTATAAATGGGCTTATCAAACAACGCATATCATTGAACAAAATCTTGTCATGAATCTTATTTTTGGATTTGTAGGTTTCGCAGTACTAGTTATTTTGCATGAGTTTATTCATCGTATTTTGTTCATTATATTTTCTAAAGGTGAAAAACCATCTTTAAAATATGATAAAAACAAAATTATTGTACAGTTCTCTCAGACTTGTTTTCATCGGTGGCAATTTACAATTATCATGATAGCACCACTTGTTATCATAAGTGCGACCTTACTAGCACTTATTCAAATATATTCCTTCTCATCTTTAATCTTTATGTTTAGTATACATACAAGTTATTGTATGATAGATGTGTTTTTAGTAGCATTGGCATTACAAAGCAAATTCAAATATATACAAACCTATGGAGAAGGTTTGTATCTTTATCATCAAAAGCCTACTCAAACCTATTATGAATAA
- the dinB gene encoding DNA polymerase IV, whose product MTERRIIHIDMDYFFAQVEMRDNPKLKGKPVIVGGKASHRGVVSTASYEARAYGVHSAMPMTQAHKLCPNGYYVTSRFDTYREVSGQIMKIFRSYTELVEPMSLDEAYLDITHLVRPDLPASTIANYIRRDIYEVTRLTASAGVSYNKFLAKLASGMNKPNGLTVIDYNNVHEILMQLDIGDFPGVGKASKKKMHQHHIYTGQDLYNKDEFELIRLFGKRGRGLYNKARGIDHNEVKASRVRKSVGTERTFSTDVNDDDVILRKIRELSGKTAERLNKIQKSGKTVTVKIKTYQYETISKQKSLRDPIRTETDIYNIAYTLYNDLKDPEIPIRLIGVTVGSLEQSDFKNLTIYDFI is encoded by the coding sequence ATGACTGAAAGAAGAATTATTCATATAGATATGGATTATTTTTTTGCTCAAGTTGAAATGAGAGATAATCCTAAACTAAAAGGAAAACCTGTCATCGTTGGCGGTAAAGCGAGTCATCGAGGCGTAGTTTCTACGGCATCATACGAAGCAAGAGCTTATGGTGTTCACTCTGCTATGCCTATGACTCAAGCACATAAGCTATGCCCCAATGGATATTATGTAACAAGCCGTTTTGATACTTATAGAGAGGTATCTGGTCAAATCATGAAAATATTCAGAAGCTATACAGAATTAGTAGAACCCATGTCTTTAGATGAAGCTTATTTAGATATTACACATTTAGTGAGACCGGATTTACCAGCATCAACCATTGCAAATTATATTCGCAGAGATATATACGAAGTAACACGTTTAACTGCGTCAGCCGGCGTGTCTTATAATAAGTTTTTAGCAAAGTTAGCGAGTGGTATGAACAAGCCGAATGGTTTGACAGTAATTGATTACAATAATGTACATGAAATATTAATGCAATTAGATATTGGAGATTTCCCAGGGGTAGGCAAAGCTTCGAAGAAAAAAATGCATCAACATCATATATATACAGGTCAAGATTTATATAATAAAGATGAATTTGAATTAATACGTTTATTCGGTAAAAGAGGACGAGGTTTGTATAATAAAGCTCGAGGTATAGACCATAATGAAGTAAAGGCGAGTAGAGTTCGTAAATCTGTTGGTACTGAAAGGACATTTTCTACAGATGTTAACGATGATGATGTTATTTTAAGAAAAATAAGAGAGCTTTCAGGAAAAACAGCAGAACGTTTAAATAAAATTCAAAAATCAGGTAAAACAGTCACTGTAAAAATAAAGACCTATCAATATGAAACAATCTCAAAGCAAAAAAGTTTGAGAGATCCTATTCGTACTGAAACTGATATCTATAATATTGCCTATACTTTATATAACGACTTAAAAGATCCAGAGATTCCGATTCGATTAATAGGTGTAACGGTCGGGAGTTTAGAGCAATCTGATTTTAAAAATTTAACAATATATGATTTTATTTAA
- a CDS encoding 3'-5' exonuclease has protein sequence MVQNAFVALDFETANSKRTSICSVGMVKVIDNQITESFHTLVNPFDYFTETNITVHGIHPEDVQDAPGFKHVYPYMLKFIDQLPVVAHNAAFDMNVLHQSLKSHNIDTPSLTYFCSYQLAKRTINAYRYGLKHLMNHYHLDFHGHHDALNDAKACAMITYRLLKHYDDLQSMLSIYGKNLKDKG, from the coding sequence ATGGTACAAAATGCATTTGTTGCACTGGACTTTGAAACTGCTAACAGTAAACGAACAAGTATTTGCTCTGTAGGTATGGTTAAAGTTATTGATAATCAAATAACAGAGTCATTTCATACCCTTGTGAATCCTTTTGACTACTTTACTGAAACAAATATTACTGTACATGGCATCCATCCCGAAGATGTGCAAGATGCTCCTGGATTCAAGCATGTCTATCCATATATGCTAAAATTTATTGATCAACTTCCTGTTGTTGCCCATAATGCTGCTTTTGATATGAATGTGTTACATCAAAGTTTAAAAAGTCATAATATAGATACACCTTCTTTGACATACTTTTGTTCATATCAATTAGCTAAACGAACAATTAATGCATATCGATATGGGCTAAAACATTTAATGAATCATTACCATTTAGATTTTCACGGTCATCATGATGCGTTAAATGATGCTAAAGCTTGTGCAATGATTACCTACCGCTTATTGAAACATTATGATGATCTTCAAAGCATGTTGAGTATATATGGAAAAAATCTCAAAGATAAAGGCTGA
- the ftnA gene encoding H-type ferritin FtnA, translating into MLSKELLAALNEQMNQEYFAAHAYMAMAAYCDKESYDGFANFYIEQAKEERFHGKKIYDYINDRGEHAIFDTIKAPKVEFSSILETFKDSLAQERDVTQRFYNLSELARNDKDYATISFLNWFLDEQVEEESTFETHIDYLTRIGDDCNTLYLYEKELAARSFNEQ; encoded by the coding sequence ATGTTAAGTAAAGAACTATTAGCAGCTTTAAATGAACAGATGAATCAAGAATATTTTGCAGCGCATGCATATATGGCAATGGCAGCATACTGTGACAAAGAATCTTATGACGGATTTGCAAATTTTTATATAGAACAAGCTAAAGAGGAACGTTTCCACGGTAAAAAAATCTATGACTATATCAATGATCGTGGCGAACATGCCATCTTTGATACAATTAAAGCTCCTAAAGTAGAATTTTCTTCTATTTTAGAAACATTTAAAGATAGTTTAGCTCAAGAACGTGATGTTACTCAACGTTTCTATAATCTATCAGAATTAGCTCGGAATGATAAAGATTATGCTACAATTTCATTTTTAAATTGGTTCTTAGATGAACAAGTTGAAGAAGAATCTACATTTGAAACTCATATAGATTACCTTACTCGTATTGGCGATGATTGTAATACACTTTACCTATATGAAAAAGAATTAGCAGCGCGTTCATTCAACGAACAATAA
- a CDS encoding Mur ligase family protein, whose amino-acid sequence MRQWTATHMAKLARKASIAVGKKGTDLPGQIARRVDHNILRKLAKQVDDIVFISGTNGKTTTSNLIGHTLKKNQINIIHNNEGANMAAGITSAFIMQSSKNTNIAIIEIDEGSIPRVLNEVTPSMMVFTNFFRDQMDRFGEIDIMVDNIAKSISNKGIKLLLNADDPFVSRLKIASHSIVYYGMKKFAHDFEQSTMNESKYCPNCGRLLQYDYIHYNQIGHYHCECGFKREEPTYEVSSFDASPFLKMIINQSEFNMKIAGDFNSYNAIAAYTVLRELGLNDDAIRKGFETYTSDNGRMQYFSKNKKEAMINLAKNPAGMNASLSVGEQIDDKKIYVISLNDNAADGRDISWIYDADFEKLATQDIEAIIVSGTRAEELQLRLKLAEVEVPIKVEKDIYKATALTMKYSSFTVAIPNYTSLTPMLEQLNRSFEGGQS is encoded by the coding sequence ATGAGACAATGGACTGCAACCCACATGGCTAAGTTAGCAAGGAAAGCAAGTATAGCTGTAGGTAAAAAGGGTACAGACTTGCCGGGACAGATTGCAAGACGTGTGGATCATAATATTTTAAGAAAATTAGCTAAACAAGTAGATGACATTGTTTTTATAAGTGGGACTAATGGTAAAACGACTACATCTAACTTAATTGGACATACATTAAAGAAAAATCAAATAAACATTATTCACAATAATGAAGGAGCAAATATGGCAGCAGGGATAACTTCTGCTTTTATTATGCAAAGCTCTAAGAATACTAATATTGCGATAATTGAAATAGACGAAGGATCTATTCCACGTGTTTTAAACGAAGTCACACCTTCTATGATGGTGTTTACAAATTTCTTTAGAGATCAAATGGATCGATTTGGTGAAATCGATATTATGGTTGATAATATTGCAAAATCAATAAGTAACAAAGGGATAAAATTATTATTAAATGCAGATGATCCGTTTGTGAGTCGCTTGAAAATTGCAAGTCATTCCATTGTGTATTACGGAATGAAAAAATTTGCGCATGACTTTGAACAAAGTACAATGAATGAAAGTAAATATTGTCCTAATTGTGGACGATTATTGCAATATGACTATATACATTATAATCAAATTGGACATTATCACTGTGAATGTGGATTTAAGCGAGAAGAACCTACATATGAAGTGTCATCATTTGATGCTTCACCATTCTTAAAAATGATAATAAACCAAAGTGAGTTTAATATGAAAATTGCAGGAGATTTTAATTCTTATAATGCAATAGCAGCCTATACCGTATTAAGAGAATTAGGATTAAATGATGATGCAATACGCAAAGGATTTGAAACATATACGTCTGATAATGGTCGCATGCAGTATTTTTCAAAAAATAAGAAGGAAGCTATGATTAATCTAGCAAAAAATCCAGCTGGAATGAATGCAAGTCTATCAGTAGGCGAGCAAATTGATGATAAAAAAATTTATGTTATTAGTCTTAATGACAACGCGGCAGATGGTCGAGATATTTCATGGATATACGATGCAGACTTTGAAAAGCTAGCTACCCAAGATATCGAAGCTATCATTGTAAGTGGTACACGTGCTGAGGAACTACAATTACGTCTCAAACTTGCTGAAGTTGAAGTGCCTATTAAGGTTGAAAAGGATATCTACAAAGCGACTGCATTAACTATGAAATACAGTTCATTTACGGTAGCAATTCCAAACTATACATCATTAACACCAATGCTTGAACAACTTAATCGCTCATTTGAAGGAGGGCAATCGTAA
- a CDS encoding type 1 glutamine amidotransferase, with protein sequence MNELTVYHFMSDKLNLYSDIGNIMALKQRAKKRNIKINVKEINETEGVTFDDCDIFFIGGGSDREQALATKELSKIKTSLKNAIEDGMPGLTICGGYQFLGHKYITPDGTELEGLGVLDFYTESKKERLTGDIIIESDTFGTIVGFENHGGRTYHPYGTLGRVTYGYGNNDNDRKEGIHYKNLLGSYLHGPILPKNHEITDYLLEKACERKGILFEPKKIDNTEEEAAKQVLIKRAKENKK encoded by the coding sequence ATGAATGAACTAACGGTTTATCATTTCATGTCAGATAAGCTTAATTTATACAGTGATATTGGTAATATCATGGCATTAAAACAAAGAGCTAAAAAAAGAAATATTAAGATAAATGTTAAAGAAATCAATGAGACTGAGGGAGTCACATTTGATGATTGTGATATTTTCTTCATTGGTGGTGGGAGTGATAGGGAACAAGCGCTTGCCACGAAAGAATTAAGTAAAATTAAAACTTCTTTAAAAAATGCAATTGAAGATGGTATGCCTGGGTTAACTATATGCGGTGGTTATCAATTTTTAGGTCATAAGTATATTACTCCTGATGGTACCGAGTTAGAAGGATTGGGTGTTCTTGACTTCTATACCGAGTCTAAAAAAGAACGCTTAACTGGAGATATCATTATAGAGAGTGATACTTTTGGCACGATTGTTGGATTTGAAAATCATGGTGGTAGAACATATCATCCGTATGGAACATTAGGCCGAGTAACGTATGGTTATGGTAATAATGATAACGATCGAAAAGAAGGTATACACTATAAAAATCTATTAGGTTCTTATCTTCACGGCCCAATTTTACCAAAAAATCATGAAATAACTGATTATCTACTTGAGAAAGCATGTGAAAGAAAAGGGATACTATTTGAGCCTAAGAAGATCGATAACACAGAGGAAGAAGCTGCTAAGCAAGTTCTTATTAAACGTGCAAAAGAAAATAAAAAATAA